CCCTCTTGCCGTTCAGGTCTTTCAGGTTCCTTATCTTCGAATCCATCGGGACCGCGATGACCCATCTCACCGGTCTGAACCCTTCCTTGGCGTACCGCAATTCAGCGACTTCCATCACGTCCGCATTCTGTTCAAGGACCCAGTCCTGCCCGGTAAGCCCGCAGTCAAGGTGTCCGTCTTCAACATACCGTGCCATCTCCTGGGCTCTGATGAGCATCGACTCTATCTCTCCGTCGTCGAAGACGGGATAGTAGGAACGGGTCGAGACGCTTATGTGGTACCCGGCCTTCTTAAAGAGCCGTAGTGTTGATTCTTGGAGGCTTCCCTTCGGGAGCCCGAGCTTCAGGGTCTTCTTCTTGCCGTTCATGCCTTCATTACCTCCTCGGGCAGACCGATCCTCCCCAGCACCGCGGATGCCGCGGCTACGGCGGGATTGGAAAGATATACCTCGCTTTCCGGATGCCCCATCCTTCCGACAAAATTCCTGTTCGTTGTCCCGAGCGCCCTCTCCCCCTTCGCGAGTATCCCCATGTGCCCTCCGAGGCAAGGTCCGCACGTAGGGGTCGAAAAGACGGCCTCTGCCTCCACGAAAATATCCGCCAGTCCCTCTTTCATCGCATCCCGATAGATCTGCTGTGTTGCCGGAATGACGATTAAGCGGACATTCGGATTTACCTTATTCCCCCTGATCACCGCAGCGGCCTCTCTCAGGTCTTCAAGCCTGCCGTTCGTGCATGAGCCGATGACTACCTGATCTATCGTTATCCGCGAAAGCTCGGCTGCGGGTTTCGTGTTCGAAGGAAGATGCGGGCAGGCCACGGTGAGCGGTATCTTGGAGCAATCGTATTCTCTCGTTTCGACGTACCGGGCATCAGGCCCTGATGTATACATCGTGTAAGGCCTCCGTGCCCTTCCCTTCGCATAGGCCTCTGTCTCTGAGTCGGGCACAATGACGCCGCTCTTGCCCCCTGCCTCTATCGCCATATTACAGATCGTCAACCTTCCGGACATCGAAAGATTCCTTATCGCCTCGCCTTCGAATTCCATCGCCCTGTAGAGTGCACCGTCAACGCCGATGTCGCCTATCGTATGGAGTATCAGGTCCTTTCCGCCGACCCACTTATTGAGCTTGCCCCGGTAGATGAATTTCATCGACTCAGGGACCTTGAACCAGCATTCCCCCGTCGCCATGGCCGCTGCGACATCCGTCGAGCCGACCCCTGTGGC
Above is a window of Thermodesulfovibrionales bacterium DNA encoding:
- the hisG gene encoding ATP phosphoribosyltransferase; protein product: MNGKKKTLKLGLPKGSLQESTLRLFKKAGYHISVSTRSYYPVFDDGEIESMLIRAQEMARYVEDGHLDCGLTGQDWVLEQNADVMEVAELRYAKEGFRPVRWVIAVPMDSKIRNLKDLNGKR
- the leuC gene encoding 3-isopropylmalate dehydratase large subunit gives rise to the protein MTITEKILAAHTGKKEVVPGELINAKVDLILANDITAPIAIQEFKKIGAADVFDRNRIAFIPDHFAPQKDIKAAEQCKLLRGFSREYRLGLYFEVGRMGVEHALLPEQGLVVPGDLIIGADSHTCTYGALGAFATGVGSTDVAAAMATGECWFKVPESMKFIYRGKLNKWVGGKDLILHTIGDIGVDGALYRAMEFEGEAIRNLSMSGRLTICNMAIEAGGKSGVIVPDSETEAYAKGRARRPYTMYTSGPDARYVETREYDCSKIPLTVACPHLPSNTKPAAELSRITIDQVVIGSCTNGRLEDLREAAAVIRGNKVNPNVRLIVIPATQQIYRDAMKEGLADIFVEAEAVFSTPTCGPCLGGHMGILAKGERALGTTNRNFVGRMGHPESEVYLSNPAVAAASAVLGRIGLPEEVMKA